A genome region from Sediminispirochaeta bajacaliforniensis DSM 16054 includes the following:
- a CDS encoding DUF6657 family protein, with translation MAQIKSALELALENTADIVGDKAAIKRKELEEQGRRLASKFLFDLEATSDELAKALKETKKEDRGPVKTSTIDVLLANITLPREEVDEDLLKRIGEGIAVVTGEKKQAANTLDQLTQFFQQYLQNREQILDHLKRQYQPQLDAKQEALSRQYGQKVALQPEQDPDFMQLLNRNIGRLEEQYQQALDQAKGEIRQLLKL, from the coding sequence ATGGCACAGATAAAATCGGCTCTGGAACTTGCTCTCGAAAACACCGCCGACATCGTAGGTGACAAAGCTGCTATCAAACGTAAGGAGCTTGAAGAGCAGGGGCGCCGTCTTGCTTCAAAATTCTTGTTTGATCTCGAAGCGACAAGCGATGAATTGGCAAAGGCGCTCAAGGAAACAAAAAAAGAAGATCGCGGTCCGGTAAAAACATCGACCATCGATGTGTTGTTAGCAAATATCACCCTGCCGAGGGAAGAGGTCGATGAAGACCTGCTGAAGCGGATAGGAGAAGGGATTGCCGTCGTCACCGGTGAGAAAAAGCAGGCTGCAAACACATTGGACCAGCTTACTCAGTTTTTCCAGCAATATCTGCAAAATCGTGAACAAATCCTCGATCACCTAAAAAGACAATATCAGCCCCAGCTGGATGCGAAGCAGGAAGCCCTCAGTCGTCAATACGGCCAAAAGGTGGCACTGCAGCCCGAGCAGGACCCGGATTTTATGCAACTTCTGAATCGCAACATCGGCCGCCTCGAAGAACAATATCAACAGGCGCTGGATCAGGCTAAAGGCGAAATCAGGCAACTGCTGAAACTGTAA
- a CDS encoding PQ-loop domain-containing transporter, which yields MSPFEIIMLLCFGAAWPVSIQKSWRSKSTGGKSIGFLFVILTGYVAGIIHKLFYNYDPVIFLYALNFCLVAVDAMLYFRNRRIEKASSQLVQE from the coding sequence ATGAGTCCTTTTGAAATTATTATGCTGCTCTGTTTTGGTGCCGCCTGGCCCGTTTCAATACAAAAAAGTTGGCGTTCGAAAAGTACCGGAGGGAAAAGCATCGGCTTTCTCTTTGTTATCCTGACCGGCTATGTGGCGGGAATAATTCATAAGCTTTTTTACAATTACGATCCGGTAATCTTCCTTTATGCACTTAATTTTTGTCTGGTAGCTGTTGATGCCATGCTTTACTTTCGTAACCGCCGGATAGAAAAAGCTTCTAGCCAACTGGTACAGGAGTAG
- a CDS encoding trypsin-like peptidase domain-containing protein produces the protein MFFSLALSFLLPASQAAALEKERSFRLLTPGRVSSETLDVSDDAPGYLTYRFTVPEGVFGVEVKLFDSAADLDLFVQYGSEIRSYDQVDFYSMSDNYNETIFFSRLTDPSLKSGIYYLDVAYQRNSKPRIDGERSDKIPFSLSLRFIDGKAISALSAGTPREATLQPEEGMSRRFFIDVPEDAGALRLDITDAEADIDLLVSRDNPVANREEADYVKESFLGRESLVITGKSDPPLEPGRYYITAFDQVSSDHPERFTILSTFDRSVPEQLKEIDPLPLPSDESEIVLLSTVEVIGTAGKGSGCLVSKDGLILTNWHVVENYDGKVSPSIYVAVNLENSIPPKELFQAELVESDPDADLALLRVDKGLNGELLPSGYRFPYISVGDSASLKIGQPLSFFGYPGIGGTGSRASISVTRGIVSGFEAVGDRLFIKTDAEINSGNSGGAAVDAYYQLIGIPTVIIGEEGGQIAYVTPVSAVPEAWLKTINLHNL, from the coding sequence TTGTTTTTTTCTTTGGCGCTTTCATTCCTCCTGCCCGCTTCCCAGGCGGCTGCTTTGGAGAAGGAACGTTCCTTTCGACTTTTGACTCCGGGAAGGGTGTCGAGCGAGACTCTCGATGTTTCCGATGATGCTCCAGGCTATCTAACATATCGTTTTACCGTGCCCGAGGGGGTCTTCGGGGTGGAGGTAAAGCTTTTCGATTCCGCTGCGGACCTTGATCTCTTTGTGCAGTACGGAAGTGAAATACGCAGTTACGATCAGGTCGATTTCTACAGCATGAGCGACAACTACAATGAAACCATTTTCTTTAGCAGATTAACCGATCCCTCCCTCAAGAGCGGCATCTACTACCTTGATGTTGCATATCAGCGCAATAGTAAACCGAGGATCGACGGAGAGCGTTCCGATAAAATCCCCTTTTCTCTTTCGCTTCGTTTCATTGACGGCAAGGCTATATCGGCCCTTTCAGCCGGTACCCCAAGGGAAGCGACGCTTCAGCCTGAAGAGGGGATGAGCCGCCGCTTCTTTATCGACGTTCCGGAGGATGCCGGAGCGCTTCGTCTCGATATTACCGATGCGGAGGCGGATATTGATCTCCTTGTTTCCCGGGATAATCCCGTTGCCAACAGGGAAGAGGCCGATTATGTGAAGGAGAGTTTTCTCGGCAGAGAGAGTCTGGTCATTACCGGAAAATCGGACCCGCCCCTTGAGCCTGGACGTTACTATATCACGGCCTTCGACCAGGTCTCTTCCGATCATCCCGAGCGTTTTACCATCCTGTCGACCTTCGATCGTTCGGTACCGGAGCAGTTGAAGGAGATAGACCCTCTGCCCCTTCCTTCCGATGAGTCTGAGATTGTTTTACTCTCTACCGTTGAGGTCATAGGGACGGCAGGGAAGGGGAGTGGCTGTCTTGTCAGCAAAGATGGTCTGATCCTTACCAACTGGCATGTGGTGGAAAACTACGATGGAAAGGTATCACCTTCGATCTATGTTGCCGTGAACCTCGAAAACAGCATCCCGCCGAAGGAACTTTTTCAGGCTGAGCTTGTTGAATCCGATCCCGATGCCGATCTTGCTTTGCTGCGGGTCGATAAGGGGTTGAACGGCGAACTTCTCCCCTCGGGGTATCGTTTCCCTTATATCTCCGTTGGAGATTCCGCTTCGCTGAAGATTGGCCAGCCTCTTTCGTTTTTCGGTTATCCCGGTATCGGGGGGACCGGCTCCCGGGCTTCCATTTCGGTTACCCGGGGTATTGTGAGTGGTTTTGAAGCGGTGGGTGATCGTCTCTTCATAAAGACCGACGCCGAAATCAACAGCGGCAATTCGGGAGGGGCCGCCGTCGACGCCTATTATCAATTGATCGGCATCCCTACGGTAATCATAGGGGAAGAAGGAGGGCAGATCGCCTATGTTACGCCCGTTTCTGCCGTACCCGAGGCATGGCTCAAGACGATCAACCTCCACAACCTTTGA
- the mobA gene encoding molybdenum cofactor guanylyltransferase produces the protein MYSSGLIAAVLAGGRSRRFGRNKCEVMFGEKSLVEWALSYARRYSDRLFLVTKGQTLQDHGVTVLHDRSKDLTPISGIITVTPFVDSWLLLLSCDTILASPSMLDLLFERRQAGKSVFFRIEDRLQPFPALYPRGLLSRWEEAFARSDYRLSSVITDMPRVEIDEEALSDAGFNAPLLWNINTPASLSEAKIMLLSSHD, from the coding sequence ATGTATTCTTCGGGTCTGATTGCCGCTGTATTGGCGGGAGGCCGGAGCAGACGTTTCGGGCGCAACAAATGTGAGGTGATGTTTGGAGAAAAGAGCCTGGTTGAATGGGCCCTCTCTTATGCTCGCCGATATTCCGATCGCCTATTTTTGGTGACCAAGGGGCAAACGCTGCAGGACCATGGCGTTACGGTGCTGCATGATAGAAGTAAAGACCTTACGCCCATAAGCGGCATCATCACCGTGACCCCCTTTGTGGACTCCTGGCTTCTTCTCCTTTCCTGTGATACCATCCTTGCCTCTCCCTCAATGCTTGATCTCCTGTTCGAACGAAGGCAGGCCGGCAAGTCGGTGTTTTTTCGGATCGAAGACAGGCTTCAGCCCTTTCCTGCACTCTACCCCCGCGGGCTTTTATCCCGATGGGAAGAGGCCTTTGCGCGTTCAGATTATCGCCTCTCTTCGGTTATTACCGATATGCCGAGGGTGGAGATTGATGAAGAAGCACTTTCCGATGCGGGCTTTAATGCTCCCTTACTTTGGAATATCAACACCCCGGCGTCTTTGTCCGAGGCGAAGATTATGCTACTATCTTCCCATGACTGA
- a CDS encoding sensor histidine kinase encodes MAVEPVLPVPGEDEWEDCFDEAEKFLEEDPSSSNVVMDKQLLKKLLFQLHSLRDVELLWRNALESAGDGVWDWHIPSGRVFFSPSWKLMIGYRDDEISNRYEEWYSRVHPDDIAQAEKDLWDQIEGRTPSYRNQHRLRKKDGSWCWILDRGKVVERDREGKPLRMVGTHTDITPQVLLRQELERHRRFFTRAQEIGEIGHWEIDLKSGLADGSEETRKIYGVADGFLTLEEVQSAPLPEYRPLLDKALKELVENGVPYDVEFRLRSGSGEILDVHSKAEYDREYHMLFGIIQNITDRKSAERQIRELLSEKELLLREVHHRVKNNMSLIASLISLQSAELHNSEAVEALQELKGRVNGMQLLYDRLYRTDRYDRSALHDYLGELLFEIKRNLLPPGDLKIEVDIETIYLNIPKIFPIGIMVNELVTNAIKHAYRVTPKGVIMIRVKRLNPDRGLRIIVQDDGSGIREGISAQRGGGFGLEMVRLMVRQLSGDIVLERLSPTGTAWHLTFQQLTPSLPLEQG; translated from the coding sequence ATGGCTGTCGAACCCGTTCTTCCTGTTCCCGGTGAAGACGAATGGGAGGATTGCTTCGATGAAGCGGAGAAATTTTTAGAAGAAGATCCTTCCTCTTCCAATGTTGTGATGGATAAGCAACTGCTGAAAAAGCTTCTCTTCCAATTACACTCGTTACGGGATGTGGAGTTGCTTTGGCGCAATGCCCTGGAGAGTGCGGGAGACGGTGTCTGGGATTGGCATATACCATCGGGGCGGGTCTTTTTTTCTCCTTCCTGGAAACTGATGATCGGTTATCGTGATGATGAAATTTCCAATCGTTATGAAGAATGGTACTCCCGGGTCCATCCCGATGATATTGCTCAGGCAGAAAAGGATCTCTGGGACCAGATAGAAGGGCGAACTCCTTCCTATCGAAATCAGCACCGCCTGCGGAAAAAAGACGGGAGCTGGTGCTGGATTCTCGACCGCGGTAAGGTTGTTGAGCGTGATCGGGAAGGAAAGCCCCTGCGAATGGTTGGTACCCATACCGATATCACCCCCCAAGTTCTGCTTCGGCAGGAGCTGGAGCGGCATCGGCGATTTTTTACTCGAGCCCAGGAGATTGGAGAAATCGGCCACTGGGAAATCGACTTGAAGTCGGGATTGGCCGACGGATCGGAAGAAACGCGTAAGATTTACGGAGTGGCGGATGGCTTTTTGACCCTGGAAGAGGTCCAATCAGCTCCCCTGCCTGAGTATCGTCCGCTCCTTGATAAGGCTCTGAAAGAACTCGTCGAGAATGGTGTGCCCTACGATGTGGAATTTCGCCTCCGCTCCGGCAGCGGAGAGATCCTCGATGTCCATTCGAAGGCGGAATATGACCGCGAATATCATATGCTTTTCGGGATCATTCAGAATATCACCGATAGAAAGAGTGCCGAACGTCAAATTCGTGAGCTGTTGTCGGAGAAAGAGCTTTTACTTCGTGAGGTTCATCATAGGGTAAAAAACAATATGAGCCTCATTGCTTCCCTTATTTCTCTGCAGAGTGCCGAATTGCACAATAGCGAAGCGGTCGAGGCTCTTCAGGAGCTCAAGGGAAGGGTGAACGGCATGCAGCTGCTCTATGACAGGCTTTACCGGACCGATCGGTATGATCGCTCCGCTCTCCATGACTATCTTGGAGAGCTTCTTTTCGAGATCAAGCGTAATCTGCTCCCTCCCGGGGATTTGAAAATCGAGGTCGATATCGAAACCATCTATCTGAATATTCCCAAGATTTTTCCCATAGGGATTATGGTGAACGAATTGGTGACCAATGCAATCAAGCATGCCTACCGTGTGACGCCAAAGGGCGTTATCATGATTCGTGTGAAGCGCCTAAACCCTGATCGGGGGCTGCGGATTATTGTTCAGGATGATGGTTCGGGCATACGCGAAGGAATCAGTGCTCAGCGGGGCGGGGGATTCGGACTGGAAATGGTGCGGTTGATGGTCCGGCAGTTGTCGGGCGATATTGTTCTGGAACGGCTTAGCCCCACAGGGACTGCTTGGCACCTCACCTTTCAGCAACTTACGCCCTCTCTCCCGCTTGAACAGGGATAA
- a CDS encoding alanyl-tRNA editing protein → MTEKLYYQNQYQSEFKAAVLSSSKTDKGYEVLLDKTQFYPEGGGQPSDTGWIGEQPLLDVKKVGSDVVHLLQNRPAEGPVLCRLDWNHRFDYMQQHTAQHILSAVLYREFGINTLAVHLGEDVLTIEVDREEIDEGVLEKVDFFAQELVCRNLSIETFWTDDEKVASFDLRRTPKVFGHIRIVRLGNYDAVACGGVHCSKTGEVLLIRRCGVERIRGHMRIQWKAGGRAFRDYGEKMELVTRLCELNSVKSDGLEERSRQLIAEQQRLKVTIESLRREQAAAEARNLSEQAANASFLSRSFAGQEKDFLRNVADALPEEKPLLVALTNRTESGVQWLVAALGGLDFPFNELRKELLSAIDGKGGGKAPMWQGIGSNPKGIEAFYDRCRKAL, encoded by the coding sequence ATGACTGAGAAACTTTACTACCAAAACCAATATCAAAGTGAATTTAAGGCAGCGGTGCTTTCCTCCTCAAAAACCGACAAGGGATACGAGGTCCTCCTTGATAAAACCCAATTCTACCCCGAGGGCGGCGGGCAGCCTTCTGATACCGGCTGGATCGGAGAGCAGCCCCTCCTTGACGTGAAGAAGGTGGGAAGCGATGTTGTTCACCTTCTTCAGAATCGTCCTGCCGAGGGACCGGTTCTGTGTCGGCTTGATTGGAACCACCGTTTCGACTATATGCAGCAACACACCGCCCAGCATATTTTATCAGCGGTTCTCTATCGTGAATTCGGTATAAACACCCTTGCCGTGCACCTCGGCGAAGATGTTCTTACCATCGAAGTCGATCGGGAAGAGATCGATGAAGGGGTTCTCGAAAAGGTGGACTTTTTTGCACAGGAGCTCGTGTGCCGGAATCTGTCCATAGAGACCTTCTGGACCGATGATGAAAAGGTGGCCTCTTTTGATCTCCGCAGGACCCCAAAGGTCTTCGGCCATATCAGGATCGTCAGGCTTGGCAACTACGATGCCGTTGCCTGCGGCGGTGTCCATTGCAGTAAGACCGGTGAGGTCCTTCTGATTCGGCGCTGCGGCGTCGAGCGAATCCGCGGCCATATGAGAATCCAGTGGAAGGCCGGTGGTCGTGCATTTCGTGATTATGGGGAAAAAATGGAGCTGGTCACTCGTCTGTGTGAGCTCAATTCGGTAAAGAGTGATGGGCTGGAAGAACGGAGCAGGCAGCTTATTGCCGAACAGCAACGTTTAAAGGTCACTATCGAATCGCTTCGCCGCGAACAAGCCGCCGCAGAGGCCCGAAATTTGTCCGAGCAGGCGGCAAATGCTTCTTTTCTTTCACGCTCCTTTGCCGGACAGGAAAAAGATTTTCTCAGGAATGTTGCCGATGCTCTTCCCGAAGAAAAACCTCTGCTCGTTGCATTAACAAACAGGACAGAGAGCGGTGTGCAGTGGCTTGTTGCCGCTCTCGGAGGTCTCGACTTTCCCTTTAACGAATTACGAAAAGAGCTGCTTTCTGCCATTGACGGTAAAGGAGGAGGGAAGGCCCCGATGTGGCAGGGTATCGGTTCAAACCCTAAAGGAATCGAGGCCTTTTACGACCGTTGCCGAAAGGCTCTTTAA
- a CDS encoding methyl-accepting chemotaxis protein, which translates to MNMGKKTQEEQSCDFEREGWKFERRLMLELIDSSQNLVESSLSSYKTGMMQDLEQVSEILDKMVSGVGEVADAADTLLSAVTAQKGHLDSIAAGQTSIDKNSQSGVEAMEEFSLSIENLGELSSLLKAMIADNHDIAEQLHLLSINGSIEAARAGTVVGAPFKVVAQEISNLSTKAGEIISRQEDSVNHIGEVIESLTSGNKEIVDRIKSNGATIAEAAASIQNINNEMGQIASGAEELSAISHQFSAAISQMQQAVERLQENANGFFLSLQNEFDFNKTVTSIFTKLITRPEETTNMEEMAKWIIDTIYNHFRDEQGNHTLALARLFVALPEEKLDSTAAQAIRNKQSASGRYLCLMATKGSEAAWNERTRSVHHKAISLPRSQQELEIMPMLAEMFRNMKVDYQRIISPIINDDFSAASLTDGYMLVEETVGSRFIPAQDDFIKPYGIASELGYGGILPSGAIFTCFLFSKSPISHHMADGLRLLSSAIQQALLPFDLKGLYWEEQGVVPELVTTAAAKGAIG; encoded by the coding sequence ATGAATATGGGAAAAAAGACACAGGAAGAACAATCATGCGACTTCGAACGAGAGGGGTGGAAATTTGAGCGGAGGCTCATGCTGGAGTTGATCGATTCCAGCCAGAACCTGGTCGAATCGTCTCTTTCGTCCTACAAAACGGGTATGATGCAGGACCTTGAGCAGGTATCTGAAATCCTCGATAAGATGGTTTCGGGGGTCGGAGAGGTGGCCGATGCGGCAGACACGCTACTCTCGGCGGTCACCGCTCAAAAAGGACATTTGGATAGTATTGCCGCAGGGCAGACAAGTATCGATAAAAATAGTCAGTCGGGGGTCGAGGCGATGGAAGAATTTTCCCTTTCTATCGAAAACCTCGGAGAATTATCCTCACTTTTAAAGGCCATGATAGCCGATAACCACGATATAGCCGAACAGCTTCACCTATTGAGCATCAACGGGTCGATCGAGGCAGCACGAGCGGGCACAGTGGTCGGAGCCCCTTTTAAGGTTGTGGCTCAGGAGATTAGTAATCTATCCACGAAGGCGGGAGAGATTATTTCCCGACAGGAAGATTCGGTCAATCATATCGGCGAGGTGATAGAAAGCCTTACTTCCGGTAATAAAGAGATCGTCGACCGAATAAAAAGCAACGGGGCCACCATTGCAGAGGCTGCTGCATCGATCCAGAACATAAACAACGAAATGGGGCAGATTGCCTCCGGTGCAGAAGAGCTTTCGGCCATTTCCCATCAATTCTCAGCGGCAATAAGTCAGATGCAGCAAGCGGTCGAACGGCTGCAGGAAAATGCAAATGGATTTTTTCTCTCACTCCAAAATGAATTCGATTTTAACAAGACCGTTACTTCAATCTTCACCAAACTGATCACACGGCCGGAAGAGACCACAAATATGGAAGAGATGGCGAAGTGGATCATCGATACCATCTACAACCATTTTCGGGATGAGCAGGGTAACCATACCCTCGCCCTTGCCCGCTTGTTCGTCGCCCTCCCCGAAGAAAAGCTCGATTCGACGGCTGCCCAAGCAATCAGAAACAAACAAAGCGCTTCCGGCCGCTATCTTTGTCTAATGGCGACAAAGGGCAGCGAAGCGGCGTGGAACGAGAGGACCAGATCGGTACATCACAAGGCAATTTCCCTTCCGAGATCACAGCAAGAGTTGGAGATTATGCCTATGCTGGCCGAGATGTTCAGGAACATGAAGGTTGATTATCAGAGAATCATATCGCCTATAATAAACGACGATTTCAGTGCCGCCTCTTTGACCGACGGCTATATGCTTGTAGAGGAAACCGTCGGCTCCCGCTTCATCCCTGCCCAGGATGATTTCATCAAACCCTACGGTATTGCAAGTGAGCTTGGATATGGAGGGATTCTTCCTTCGGGAGCGATCTTTACCTGCTTTCTCTTTTCGAAGAGCCCCATTTCTCATCACATGGCCGACGGACTCAGACTGCTGAGCAGCGCCATTCAGCAGGCACTGCTTCCCTTCGATCTCAAGGGCCTCTACTGGGAAGAGCAAGGGGTGGTGCCTGAGTTAGTCACCACAGCAGCCGCAAAAGGGGCAATCGGTTAA
- a CDS encoding phosphoribosyltransferase produces the protein MAAAEKYYLTYNTIHKAVKHIASQIMESGFDPDIIVAIGTGGFIPARMLRTFIDRPILTVGLSYYDEFNKPKEFPRKIQWIDEVESKLKGKKILLVDEVDDTRVTLEYCLRELLQQKPSEMAVAVLHNKQKKKSGTIPQAVKRYYCGKTLDDVWICYPWDAEDIDEQERLAAVVR, from the coding sequence ATGGCCGCAGCCGAAAAATACTATCTTACCTATAATACCATTCATAAAGCTGTAAAGCATATAGCATCCCAAATCATGGAATCAGGTTTCGATCCCGATATTATTGTTGCAATCGGAACCGGTGGATTTATTCCCGCAAGGATGCTGCGAACCTTCATCGACAGGCCGATTTTGACCGTCGGACTTTCCTATTACGACGAATTCAATAAGCCCAAGGAGTTTCCCCGCAAGATTCAGTGGATCGATGAGGTAGAAAGCAAACTGAAAGGGAAAAAGATACTGCTCGTGGATGAGGTCGACGATACCCGGGTGACCCTCGAATACTGTCTCAGAGAGCTCCTGCAGCAAAAACCGAGTGAGATGGCGGTTGCCGTTCTTCACAACAAGCAAAAAAAGAAAAGCGGTACGATACCTCAGGCCGTAAAGCGTTACTATTGTGGTAAGACTCTGGATGATGTTTGGATCTGCTATCCCTGGGACGCGGAAGATATTGATGAGCAGGAGCGCCTTGCAGCCGTGGTCCGATGA
- a CDS encoding 1-phosphofructokinase family hexose kinase yields MKQILVVCLNPTLQRTLLFSSWSPGEVNRARLGRLDASGKGINVARIINQYEGSEAFSLHLSHCRGEEGGLFERLCRQDAIEIETVGGGGVRTCTTIVDESKGSATEFIEPSTPVDASTVVALQKRFSELLVSCSLLVLSGSVAPGYPDDLFAGFCRQAAEHGIPVVADFRGSMLLKALPFHPSVIKINLSEFAATFRLGSGPIGEQDDDRELVNAAWPIMERLDKSGSPVVLSRGARETLFLKEGKRTMVPAHPVEALNTIGCGDAFTAGLALSLLAGESLASGVVLGHELASRNAELLRPGSILP; encoded by the coding sequence ATGAAACAAATTCTCGTTGTTTGCCTGAACCCAACCCTTCAACGTACCCTGTTGTTTTCTTCCTGGAGTCCGGGAGAGGTCAATCGTGCCCGTTTGGGGCGCTTGGATGCCTCTGGTAAGGGGATAAATGTCGCCCGAATTATCAATCAATATGAAGGTTCCGAGGCCTTTTCCCTACACCTAAGCCATTGTCGCGGCGAAGAAGGTGGGCTTTTTGAAAGACTCTGCCGACAAGATGCTATTGAGATCGAAACGGTCGGGGGAGGCGGGGTTCGTACCTGTACGACCATTGTCGATGAATCGAAAGGCAGCGCCACCGAGTTCATTGAGCCTTCGACTCCCGTCGATGCTTCCACAGTCGTCGCTTTACAAAAGCGCTTTTCCGAATTGCTTGTTTCCTGTTCCCTTTTGGTTCTCTCCGGGTCGGTTGCTCCGGGCTACCCTGATGATCTTTTTGCAGGTTTCTGCCGTCAGGCTGCCGAACATGGAATTCCGGTGGTTGCCGATTTTCGTGGCAGTATGCTTCTGAAGGCTTTGCCTTTTCACCCGTCGGTGATAAAGATTAATTTGAGTGAGTTTGCCGCCACCTTTCGTCTCGGCAGTGGGCCGATCGGTGAGCAGGATGATGATCGTGAGCTTGTAAATGCCGCCTGGCCCATCATGGAGCGGCTTGATAAGAGCGGTTCTCCGGTGGTCCTTTCCAGAGGCGCTCGCGAGACGCTCTTTCTGAAAGAAGGAAAGCGAACCATGGTTCCAGCCCATCCTGTCGAGGCTCTTAATACCATTGGCTGCGGAGATGCTTTTACCGCAGGGCTTGCCCTCTCTCTTCTCGCAGGGGAATCCCTTGCTTCCGGTGTGGTCCTCGGCCATGAACTGGCATCGAGAAATGCCGAGCTACTGCGACCTGGTTCTATCCTTCCATAA